The nucleotide sequence CTGTATGAGAGCGACTCACAAATGCGGAGCGTAATACACGAATCTGACGGAGCAAATCAACGCATGGGTGTGTTTAGTTAACGCTTTCAGCTTCACCGCCAGATGATGGAGAACATTTTAACACTAGCTTTTAGAGTTTTTACTACTACACGTGTTTTCAAATTTAATCTAAACCAGTCCATAACCTAAAGAGCAGTAATATTATACACAGAATCAAGGTCACAATATATGAAtattctttttcattgttttaatttcattacaCTTTCACAAATTAAAAGGGAAACATttagggagagaaaaaaaaacatttattaaacaatgacattttacaGGTAATGAACTCAATATAGAAGAGCATCTATTTGAGATTCATGACACCCCGTTCACGGCTCTTCTGAGAAAATGCAGGACTGTAATTGAAAACAAGCAAATCAGAATGGCAGATTTAAAGACACTAGTTAGATAGGGACACCTACAAAAAATTAAACGTTTTTCCAGAGCCTTCTGTTTCGAGATGCAGCCAAAAAGCAAACgtactttttaataaattcagCAAACAAGATCCAGATTCACTCAAACCATCTGTCCAGCATACGTTCATTTCAGACAGACAAgcagacttttctttttttctgtctacTTCCTTCTGTCTTGCCATGTGCTGATTAGCTTTCTGCCAATTTACATTTTATCTGGGTTTGGGCTGCCTGGCTGGACAGAAGAGGTGGAATAATGGAATAGGTTGTCAAGGGTGGTCTGTGTCATGGTACAGGTTTGGTCTTGAGAATGGTTATAGAGGAGGGAAGCATGTGGGATTGAAGGGTGGTGGATGGAGAGGGTAGTCATTGTGTTGAACACATTAACAGAGAGAGCGGTCATCAAAAGAGCAGATAACAGAGGACCTGCAACCACAACCTCACCGTCTGACCCTGAAGCAGGCAATCACTTAAGAGAGCTCCACAAACCTCTCTTATCCTCTTCCAAAAAATTTCCAATTGAGTTAACAAAGTCATTCATGTCACAGTTTCTTCACCTTCTTAATAGATGAGGAACTTGAGGCAGATTCTCTACGCTTGCGCTGtgcaaagaaaagaaacaatGTTGAAATATTAATGCCAGTGGAATTGCATgaaagatttgagttttaaatgcCAGAAATCACATTCATCaggcatttaaaaacaaacacttataATTTTGTACAATAATTTACGCTTTGAATCAATACATCAGTAGATGACGTataatccaaaaaataaatacatatgaaaaaaatatgaaaacaactgaatttgaatttcaaatatttgaataaatatttttaatgtttaaaagtaGATCAAATAGCATGATGATGCTTGTTGAGGTCTATCACTAAAGCAGGTCTATCATATAAATTATCAAGccaataatttattaattcattgcaATTTACAGATGGTGCTTGGTACTTCCCTCTGAAAACTCACCGAATTAGGAGTGAGTGGAGCTCCCACCACATCAATAATCTGCTCTTTGGCTTCGGTTTTGATGTCATCAACGCTGGGCCAGGATTGACTGTCAGGCGCTCCACTGCTCTCACTCAGTGGTGTGACGGCGCCCCCTGCTCTTAGCAGAGCATCATAGCGGTGGCGCAACATCTGCTGTTCGTACTCACAGTTACTGTAGGCCTGCTTCAACTCATAAACCAGGACTAGATCGCTGCGGAGTTCATTAAACATCTGCACAATCTCCTCTGTGGGCATGGGGTTGAGGTCTAAGGAAAGGATAAGGGATACATTATGAGATGGTTCAAAGCTAAATTTTTGTTAAGAACTCTGTCGATTTTAGAAAGTTAATGTGAAGAACACTATAGCTGGGTAAAAAAGTTGTCCTTTCAACAATCCCAATACTGATTCTAAAAATTCCATgatcaatcatttattttattctatatgcCAGTGTTTTTCACACCATGGCAAAAGAGGTCACAGTTTAAAATCTGAACTAAACCCTAAAAAGGAACTGTACTCAAAATaatggaataaaaatataaataaaactacaaatatatacatatatattatatgaatgtATGCTTCTATTGATTTGTCCTAAAAGGCTGCATTCAATAGCGCACATCATGAGCACTGTAATCGAagtcacaaattattatttttttaaaagtgcttTTTAGTCAAACAAAGGTCAAACATAGCAATCCATTTCCCAAGTGAACAACTGTTTTGAGCCGGTccataaaatattcattattcttaaaaatatttcatttttaatttaattaatgtttattaaaaataataattaataaacccCATTAAAAGTCTCAATATCTCTACTCAAtgtgatttataatttttaaataactttataatacAATAACTTGTCTTTTTATACAAGAAATGCACATAGAAACAAGAAAATAACATAACTGAAACGTTCCTAAATTAATCAATTTCATTAGAATTTTCAATTAGAATTGAAATGAAGAGCTTGTGATTTAGAATGAATACCATTTTTAGATTGAACCACTAAATCACTGTTCAGTAGAAATGGCTACAGAATCATATGATAGGTAGGAAGTCAGAGGAGAGAAGGAATGCTTATAATATGCTACTCACCCACTCCTTGCTCCGTCAGGATCTGTTcaattgcttttattttcttctgtccAACTGAGCTGGGCAGCTTCATCTAAACACACAAATTCATTAGTTAGCTAAATCTATAAGTACAAATAAACTTTCAGTAAACTTAAGTTGCACTTGTGTACTCGTGTCTTAATCTATGAGGTGTTGGAACTCTAGCTGGAACATTAACACCTTTAATCTCAGATGGCTACATGGTAGGGAAAAGGGGAAGCAATGGATTAAAAATGGGGTCATCTTTCATTCATAATACCCCTGAAATGCACTTCAGAGAGGGCAGATCAAAACATGTTTATGCACCCAAGTCTGACTAACAGATGACCAGCCACATCTGAGTCATACACTACCACAGTACCATGCTTAATGTGTTTTATATAGAGCAACCTTCATTCATTACTCTTTAAGAGGAATGCTTTCCTGTGGGTAGATTTCTCTACCTATGACTGTGTGAATCAATCAACTCCTGGCTAATGAGAGAGAAGTTAAACGCCACAGGCTCCTGCTGTGAAGAAGGATGCATCATAATATTCTGCAGAGATCATATATTAAGAAATGAATCAGGGGTCAGTTTTGTCGAAACGTGTTAAGCTGATCTTACTCTCTGACTCCGTAGTGAAACACCAGCAGATTTGAAGTCTGGGAATTTGATGCCTGCAGTTTCAGGAACAACCTGCCATTGGACAGAAGAGTAGGTATTAGAAGAGCAAGTGGTAGAAAGTATAAAAGTTTACAGATTTttaagaaagtgaaaaaaaactaGGATGATTGCTATTGAAAATAGTTGCCTGCcgaacccccccacccccatcaAACCAATATTACTTTTACAGAcaggtaaaaaaattaatttagacAGTTTGAGGGGAAAATAAAGAGATAATTACAGTTCTTTCTGTCTCTCGTCTCTGCGGCAGCTTCTTCTTGGTGGCTTTGCGTTCAGCTCTGCGCATCTCTGTCGTTGTGTCAGCGGCTGTAATAAGCTTCTGGAGGTCCTGGGACTTCTTTTCACGCTCCTTCTTGCGTGTCTCAATCTTCCTCAGCTCCTGGATCAGGTATTCCTCTTCAGCCACCTGCAGAAAAGAAAACGAAGAACATTGTCTAAATGGGATCAAGCAGTTAGCAGTGTGTCCCATTAATTACCAAATCTCTGGCACCCGCCACAGTCTAATCCCACCACAGTTTCATAATCAAcggaaaatatttttacatttctgcatCACTGTTGCAATAATTATGCAGACTGATAAAGATCTCACCTGCTCTGGAGTGCGGCTGAAAAGTCTCTCGAGCTGCTCTTTCCTGCGTCTCTCATGACCAGCATCAAATATGTAGATCTTCGGCTCTGGCCCTGTTCCTGCCCGAACTTTTGACAGTTTTCCACAAATGTTGTAATAACGCTCCTTAAGATCCTCCACAGAGCGCTTCTACAGTAATAACAATTAAATCAgtgaggatttttttatttatgttcagtacaAAACTGAATCATGAAAGAGGAATTTACTCTGTACTGTTGGTGATCATAACGATCGTGCACAACAATAAAGCGCAGGTCAAAACGTTTGCTCAAGTCGAACAGGTGATCCGTTTCAGCTTTCGTCCAACCATCGTCATGAAGATACATCTGATACTCCTGCTCTGAGTACACAGGCACCTGCACAGTCTTGAAACAGGAATAATTTTTCAATAACAAGcaatttttctcttttcttcaatATCATCCTCTCTTTCCTACCTTGTTGAAGCGAGCAAATGGGTAGTCCTTTCCCTCCTCGGCTGCACGTCTCCAGTGATGGAAGACGGCTCCATCTTTTCTGGCTGGATTAGAAAATGGCATCCACTTCCAGGGTCTCACTTTCTTACAGCCCAGTTTCGCTTTCACTGTCCGGTAGCCTTGCGTAGTATCGCTCGGTAACAGGGGAGGGGCATCCCGACTGCAAAAAGAAAAACCATTTAAAACTTAATGATGTGCAGTCATTTTCAGTTTAACAatatcagtgtatatatataatatatatatatatatatatatatatatatatatatatatatatatatatatttttttataagtgcTGGGATTTAAACATCTATAACAATATCTCATAATAAACTCATACAAACGTATTTGTTGTACAACTTTTTCTAataaattttgtaattttgacAGAACAACAAATGATACATTCAAACAATCTGTCATTAGTCATGGGAATCAGTTTTTAGAAGGCAATGCGAATACAATGTAATAATATGGACAATAAAACAGTGAGGTGAAAAGGCTGAACAGAGACTGCCAACTTACTTTTTATCTGAATATAGCAATGCATAAACTTCTCTGTGCATTCCTTCTGGTCTTTTGAAGGTTAGTGTCTCTGTCGCTTTCTTGGCTTTTTTCTACAACAACAAACAGAATGAGAATTGTCTCAATTATACAAAGATAAAACACGTGTCACAGAAAGTCTAATGGTGTTGGTTCTCATCTGTGACAGGTCACCTTGTCTGAGTTGATGAAGTCCTTCTTGCTGATGTGTCCTGAATCATTGTCTCCTCCTGTCAGCTCCAGAATATCCCTCACATCAGCACCGGTCGCCATGGTGAGGGACTAATTATAGTTAAGACAAAATGATAAGCAAAGAGGtgcattttcatataaatgtattattaagtgGTTGATTTGCTTTTGAAAATAAGGTTAGTCTCTCTTATACAAATGCTGAATGAATTACTTGCTACAGTAAATCTGAGAACCCCCTAACACAGACAATAAATCAGGGATAAATGTTCAAAATTGTCTTCTGGGTCTGTTAACGCAAGTAACGTTAGAAGataaattaataatcaataaCTTAGCTAATAAACGAAGCGCTAATAAACACGAATCTTTGAATCAATGAGCTTACACGTTACAAGAGAGACGGGGTCGTATTGAGCTCATATAGTACTTCTAGAACTGCACTAATGAACTGTAAGTGTATTAAAGGAAACATTTAATCTTACCTGACAAAAATACAGGCAGtctgtgtgtataaaatatatacgCTGGTCTTTATTTACAGGACAGTGTTAGCTGAATGCTACATTCAACGGCAGATGCTGATCTCCTCTTCGATGGTTGTATTCCTCCGTGCATCTTGACACATTTGGGCAAACGATCGCCACCTATCGATCAAAAGGAAGAAGTGCATCTACCATACTGTCCTCGACGGTCTTTATGGTCCTCAAACAGTGTTCATAAAACGCATTGCTtgggtttatttgtgtttaaaaatagCAAATATCTCTGTATAGAGCTAAACTACAAAACAACAAGTTTTACAAATCAATATACATGGCAGtttgcagacaaaaaaaaaacaaaaaaaaaacatacatgcatTGTGTGAAACTATAGTCACAACAGTAATCCCTAAATTTACCGTACCCCTCTTATAAACTCTACAATCCAAAACCAGTAAAATGCTTACacattaaa is from Carassius auratus strain Wakin unplaced genomic scaffold, ASM336829v1 scaf_tig00002576, whole genome shotgun sequence and encodes:
- the LOC113069876 gene encoding DNA methyltransferase 1-associated protein 1-like isoform X1 — protein: MNAWMFLFMTVGSCDCTKRAILSLTMATGADVRDILELTGGDNDSGHISKKDFINSDKKKAKKATETLTFKRPEGMHREVYALLYSDKNRDAPPLLPSDTTQGYRTVKAKLGCKKVRPWKWMPFSNPARKDGAVFHHWRRAAEEGKDYPFARFNKTVQVPVYSEQEYQMYLHDDGWTKAETDHLFDLSKRFDLRFIVVHDRYDHQQYRKRSVEDLKERYYNICGKLSKVRAGTGPEPKIYIFDAGHERRRKEQLERLFSRTPEQVAEEEYLIQELRKIETRKKEREKKSQDLQKLITAADTTTEMRRAERKATKKKLPQRRETERTVVPETAGIKFPDFKSAGVSLRSQRMKLPSSVGQKKIKAIEQILTEQGVDLNPMPTEEIVQMFNELRSDLVLVYELKQAYSNCEYEQQMLRHRYDALLRAGGAVTPLSESSGAPDSQSWPSVDDIKTEAKEQIIDVVGAPLTPNSRKRRESASSSSSIKKVKKL
- the LOC113069876 gene encoding DNA methyltransferase 1-associated protein 1-like isoform X2 — encoded protein: MATGADVRDILELTGGDNDSGHISKKDFINSDKKKAKKATETLTFKRPEGMHREVYALLYSDKNRDAPPLLPSDTTQGYRTVKAKLGCKKVRPWKWMPFSNPARKDGAVFHHWRRAAEEGKDYPFARFNKTVQVPVYSEQEYQMYLHDDGWTKAETDHLFDLSKRFDLRFIVVHDRYDHQQYRKRSVEDLKERYYNICGKLSKVRAGTGPEPKIYIFDAGHERRRKEQLERLFSRTPEQVAEEEYLIQELRKIETRKKEREKKSQDLQKLITAADTTTEMRRAERKATKKKLPQRRETERTVVPETAGIKFPDFKSAGVSLRSQRMKLPSSVGQKKIKAIEQILTEQGVDLNPMPTEEIVQMFNELRSDLVLVYELKQAYSNCEYEQQMLRHRYDALLRAGGAVTPLSESSGAPDSQSWPSVDDIKTEAKEQIIDVVGAPLTPNSRKRRESASSSSSIKKVKKL